The following are from one region of the Leptospira kirschneri serovar Cynopteri str. 3522 CT genome:
- a CDS encoding MraY family glycosyltransferase, whose protein sequence is MKQISFFWNPVLTCALLFFATSFFSWIYLHSKRFAISDVSNERSMHVGTTKKSGGIWILLPIFCLSIVWFSVFEIPDRKIFLFFTGLFFFFLIGLADDLFSLSAGIRLVLEIFFLIVFFYLEPVRFSFLSLSIENIPGLSTLILIVYVLFVVNVCNFMDGLDAYLSSHFLLAILAFSFLFHSQLPLFYSWICAGVFGFLSFNLPKAKLFLGDSGSLPLGYTISVLPLFFIDDKLWGSFEISSSFFLLPVFFVDGVVTIFLRLKNGENIFQAHRRHLYQLIAVSSKSKGLVSFLFTIANLPAMILFAFHRNLEIPGSIIFWICLVFYVGAYFLLFRKFRTPMSNDLKRDP, encoded by the coding sequence GTGAAACAGATTTCTTTTTTCTGGAATCCAGTTCTTACGTGTGCTCTCCTTTTTTTTGCCACGTCATTTTTCTCTTGGATTTATCTTCATTCCAAAAGGTTCGCAATCTCGGACGTCTCGAATGAAAGAAGTATGCACGTCGGAACTACGAAAAAATCGGGAGGTATTTGGATTTTACTTCCCATTTTTTGTCTATCGATCGTTTGGTTCAGTGTTTTTGAAATTCCGGATCGTAAAATTTTTCTATTTTTTACGGGTTTATTTTTCTTTTTTTTAATCGGTCTTGCAGACGATCTTTTTTCATTGAGTGCTGGGATTCGTCTCGTTTTGGAAATTTTTTTCCTAATCGTTTTCTTTTATCTGGAACCGGTTCGATTTTCTTTTCTAAGTTTAAGTATAGAAAACATTCCAGGTCTTTCCACCTTGATTTTGATCGTTTACGTCTTGTTTGTCGTTAACGTTTGTAATTTCATGGATGGTCTGGATGCATATCTTTCTTCTCATTTTCTTCTTGCCATTTTAGCGTTTTCATTTTTATTTCATTCCCAACTTCCTTTATTTTATTCTTGGATCTGCGCGGGCGTTTTCGGTTTTTTAAGCTTTAACTTGCCCAAGGCAAAACTTTTTTTAGGCGATTCCGGTTCTCTTCCTCTTGGTTATACAATTTCTGTTCTTCCTTTGTTTTTTATAGACGACAAACTTTGGGGTTCGTTTGAAATTTCTTCCTCGTTCTTTTTGTTGCCGGTGTTTTTCGTGGACGGTGTGGTTACGATTTTTTTACGGCTCAAAAACGGTGAAAATATTTTCCAAGCTCATCGTAGACATCTTTATCAGCTAATCGCCGTTAGTTCTAAAAGCAAAGGTTTAGTTTCGTTTCTTTTTACGATCGCCAATCTTCCAGCTATGATCCTATTTGCGTTTCATCGTAACCTAGAAATTCCCGGCAGTATTATTTTTTGGATCTGTTTAGTATTTTATGTAGGCGCGTATTTTTTATTGTTTCGTAAATTTAGAACGCCTATGTCGAACGACCTAAAACGCGATCCGTAG
- a CDS encoding VOC family protein, giving the protein MEDPNDQAENSTSPIDTTPKVTGIGGIFFFSDNPQETKEWYAKNLGLETNEWGSTFESRDVNKPDEINYLQWSLFKKGSEYFSPSKKDFMINYRVQNIEGFVEKLKQNGVIILDSITSYDYGKFVHIMDAEGNKIELWEPS; this is encoded by the coding sequence ATGGAAGACCCAAACGATCAAGCAGAGAATTCAACTTCACCTATTGACACAACACCAAAGGTGACAGGAATTGGCGGTATTTTCTTTTTTTCCGACAATCCGCAGGAAACCAAAGAATGGTATGCCAAAAATTTAGGACTTGAAACCAATGAATGGGGTTCGACTTTCGAATCCAGAGACGTCAACAAACCAGACGAGATAAACTATCTTCAATGGAGTCTTTTCAAAAAGGGGTCTGAATATTTTTCTCCATCCAAAAAAGATTTTATGATTAACTACCGAGTTCAAAATATTGAAGGGTTTGTGGAGAAACTTAAACAAAACGGAGTAATCATACTTGACAGTATTACGAGTTACGACTATGGAAAATTTGTCCATATCATGGATGCCGAAGGCAACAAGATTGAACTATGGGAGCCTTCTTGA
- a CDS encoding dihydrofolate reductase family protein: MRKIIVSSFITLDGVMQAPGGPEEDTSGGFKYGGWTAPYHDEVSGKVMEKQMKPADYLLGRKTFEIFASYWPEHADFWPGINDGTKYVMSKTMKKSHWKNSVFLESLADIEKLKNSEGSDIQVWGSGELIQLLLKNDLVDELWLKIFPVTLDTGKRLFGDGTVPAAFTLIEGSVTPSGVIIANYKRAGEVKTGTVGV, from the coding sequence ATGAGAAAAATAATTGTTTCATCATTTATTACATTAGATGGGGTTATGCAAGCACCCGGTGGACCTGAGGAAGATACATCAGGCGGTTTTAAATATGGCGGTTGGACTGCACCGTATCATGACGAAGTTTCTGGTAAGGTCATGGAAAAACAGATGAAACCTGCAGATTATCTTTTGGGCAGAAAAACATTTGAGATTTTCGCCTCTTATTGGCCTGAACATGCAGACTTTTGGCCTGGCATTAATGATGGCACAAAATATGTCATGTCCAAGACCATGAAAAAGTCACATTGGAAAAACTCAGTATTCCTCGAAAGTTTGGCGGATATTGAAAAACTCAAAAATTCAGAAGGTTCCGACATTCAAGTTTGGGGAAGTGGAGAGCTTATTCAATTGTTGCTTAAGAATGATTTAGTGGATGAGTTATGGCTTAAAATATTTCCCGTTACGCTTGATACGGGCAAACGTTTGTTTGGTGACGGGACCGTCCCGGCGGCATTTACATTAATAGAGGGTTCTGTTACACCAAGTGGAGTGATTATTGCTAATTATAAACGAGCCGGAGAAGTCAAAACAGGTACTGTTGGAGTTTAA
- a CDS encoding VOC family protein has product MIKSKKKNSPLKQKADGTKIKFRGAPSHSITPFLMFNANPEEAANFYVSIFKKSKILSANSMQADFILNGQKFFSYNGGPDFQFNWGVSFMISVETQKEVDYYWNALLADGGKEAMCGWVQDKYGLWWQVTPKILLQLVFHKDRAKAERATQAMLKMQKIDIAALKAAAG; this is encoded by the coding sequence ATGATAAAATCAAAGAAAAAAAACAGTCCGCTGAAACAGAAAGCTGATGGAACGAAAATTAAATTTAGGGGCGCTCCGTCGCATAGCATAACACCTTTTCTCATGTTTAATGCGAACCCCGAAGAAGCGGCGAATTTTTATGTATCGATCTTTAAGAAATCCAAAATTCTTAGTGCGAACTCGATGCAGGCTGATTTCATTTTGAATGGTCAAAAGTTTTTTTCCTATAATGGTGGACCTGATTTTCAGTTTAACTGGGGCGTTTCATTTATGATCAGTGTAGAAACGCAAAAAGAGGTGGATTATTATTGGAACGCCCTTCTCGCAGACGGTGGCAAAGAGGCTATGTGTGGTTGGGTTCAGGATAAATACGGTTTGTGGTGGCAGGTAACGCCTAAGATTCTATTACAACTTGTATTTCATAAAGATCGTGCGAAAGCCGAACGTGCAACACAAGCGATGTTGAAGATGCAGAAAATTGACATCGCCGCTCTTAAAGCCGCAGCCGGCTAA
- the mazF gene encoding endoribonuclease MazF, whose translation MVKSRKYTPGKGDIVWLNFTPQAGHEQKGRRPALVLSPKVYNSKTGLAIFCPITSKVKGYPFEVFFKSKKINGVILSDQVKSLDWTIREAEFIESISKVSLKEVLDNIKLLVF comes from the coding sequence TTGGTAAAGAGTAGAAAATACACTCCTGGAAAAGGAGATATAGTTTGGTTGAACTTTACTCCTCAAGCAGGTCATGAACAAAAAGGTCGTAGGCCCGCACTTGTTTTATCGCCTAAAGTATATAATTCGAAAACTGGGTTAGCAATATTTTGTCCAATCACTAGCAAGGTTAAAGGTTACCCATTTGAAGTATTCTTTAAATCAAAAAAAATCAATGGCGTAATTCTATCTGATCAAGTGAAAAGTTTAGATTGGACTATTCGTGAAGCAGAGTTTATTGAATCGATAAGTAAAGTTTCTTTGAAAGAAGTTTTAGATAATATTAAGTTATTAGTATTTTAA
- a CDS encoding AbrB/MazE/SpoVT family DNA-binding domain-containing protein, with protein MESIIQKWGNSLGIRIPKSMATELELNDGSHVELQYEGDKIVIYPTKKVSLEEKLSKITKQNLHSEISSGDSIGKEVW; from the coding sequence ATGGAATCAATTATTCAAAAATGGGGTAATAGTTTAGGAATTAGAATTCCAAAATCAATGGCAACGGAATTAGAGTTAAATGACGGAAGCCACGTTGAATTACAATATGAAGGGGATAAAATTGTAATATATCCTACGAAAAAAGTTTCATTAGAAGAAAAACTTTCTAAGATTACGAAACAAAATCTTCATTCTGAAATATCTAGCGGTGACTCGATAGGTAAGGAAGTTTGGTAA
- a CDS encoding LIC10906 family membrane protein, giving the protein MIETGIGLFVFSLGCYVWIFASNKPVRNSFFLLTISLAVWLFCLGLRVYAPTEYRSILVNWTLIPVIFTPYFLHSLVSYLFTPHKKLKEMSWKSIVNIVVLVYLMISILNCNVVHLTKPEIFAYTPTWIYHLLIGYCSFYVLISSIQVLILIFQKRGDDRVRSFLFFSGIIIALFVSLIFVYILPLHGYFLASNSAFGIMISSLLWAVAILHYDAFEIREHIIEGDSHLPLLNRISSIPMLKLFQILDPEEYCNKIVLSKTNVILNVTSVFDELKSREEAKKLNTKERAELLARIFNRRIR; this is encoded by the coding sequence TTGATCGAAACGGGAATTGGATTATTTGTTTTTTCTCTCGGTTGTTATGTTTGGATTTTTGCTTCCAATAAACCGGTTCGAAATTCTTTTTTCTTACTTACAATTTCACTTGCTGTTTGGCTTTTTTGTTTAGGGCTGAGAGTTTACGCTCCTACTGAATACCGATCTATTTTAGTTAATTGGACATTGATACCTGTTATCTTTACGCCGTATTTTCTACATTCTCTTGTATCCTATTTGTTTACTCCACATAAGAAACTTAAAGAAATGAGTTGGAAATCAATTGTTAATATAGTTGTTCTCGTTTATCTTATGATTTCTATTTTAAATTGTAATGTTGTACATCTTACAAAACCAGAAATATTTGCTTATACTCCAACTTGGATTTATCATCTTTTGATAGGATATTGTAGTTTTTACGTATTAATTTCTTCAATTCAGGTTTTAATTTTAATTTTTCAGAAGCGTGGAGATGATCGAGTAAGATCATTTCTATTTTTTTCCGGCATTATCATTGCACTTTTTGTTTCTTTAATATTTGTTTATATTCTTCCATTACACGGATATTTTTTAGCTTCTAATTCTGCTTTTGGTATTATGATTTCTTCTTTGCTCTGGGCCGTAGCAATTTTACATTATGACGCGTTTGAAATTAGGGAACATATCATAGAAGGTGATAGTCATCTTCCTTTGCTGAATCGTATTTCTTCTATCCCTATGCTTAAATTGTTTCAGATTTTAGATCCAGAAGAATACTGTAATAAAATTGTATTGAGTAAAACTAACGTGATTCTAAATGTTACATCCGTTTTTGACGAGCTCAAAAGCAGAGAAGAAGCTAAAAAGTTGAATACTAAAGAAAGAGCGGAATTATTAGCGAGAATTTTCAATCGCCGTATTCGATAA
- a CDS encoding LBL_2463 family protein, protein MSYLLEQIEVKKLIGLNEQEELSKIKSFVSKIYEDAGYSNSPWKNIDHYDLWSTWFYVEEDGQIFSAMRITEKKPCNFIPLEVALFKDEQFPPKRYAVIEENVADWNSVAFTQNVKGAKAAKANFIAVADHCVKKGYDTIYGMYNPKLSGIERIYLREGAMLSVKYPGPMYFPGLYLKGEIPWFEVIEIGKESLQKVASKKE, encoded by the coding sequence ATGTCATATTTATTAGAACAAATTGAAGTCAAAAAACTCATCGGATTAAACGAGCAAGAAGAACTGAGCAAAATAAAATCTTTTGTTTCTAAAATATATGAAGACGCTGGTTATTCCAATTCACCTTGGAAAAATATAGATCATTATGATCTCTGGTCGACTTGGTTTTATGTGGAAGAGGATGGACAGATCTTTTCAGCAATGAGAATTACTGAAAAAAAACCGTGCAATTTTATTCCTTTGGAAGTTGCTTTATTCAAAGACGAGCAGTTCCCACCGAAACGATATGCGGTCATTGAAGAAAATGTGGCCGATTGGAATAGTGTCGCCTTTACTCAAAATGTAAAAGGAGCCAAAGCGGCAAAGGCTAATTTTATAGCTGTTGCTGATCATTGTGTAAAAAAAGGATACGATACAATTTATGGAATGTACAATCCAAAGTTATCAGGTATTGAAAGAATTTATCTGAGAGAAGGTGCGATGTTATCTGTCAAATACCCTGGTCCTATGTACTTTCCTGGTTTGTATTTAAAAGGTGAAATACCTTGGTTTGAAGTAATAGAAATCGGAAAAGAGTCTTTACAGAAAGTTGCCTCAAAAAAAGAATAA
- a CDS encoding transcriptional regulator produces MSEIEIRNRINIALKFLKEIRGFNQNQIAQKLAVTPGTITRLRNGENTLTESMALLFEYIFGISSKWLIYEEGEMLFFPANIGEKEDIDFLHKIYNRKGMKILIENLLRLSDRDLAVIQVTVEKLNS; encoded by the coding sequence ATGAGTGAAATAGAAATCCGAAATCGAATCAATATTGCCTTAAAATTTCTGAAAGAAATAAGAGGTTTCAATCAAAATCAGATAGCTCAAAAATTAGCTGTTACACCTGGAACAATTACTCGTTTGCGAAATGGCGAAAATACTCTTACAGAATCAATGGCTTTGCTTTTTGAGTATATTTTTGGGATTTCTTCAAAATGGCTCATTTATGAAGAGGGAGAAATGTTGTTCTTTCCTGCAAACATTGGAGAGAAGGAGGACATTGATTTTCTGCATAAGATTTATAATCGAAAGGGAATGAAAATTCTAATCGAAAATCTTCTTCGTTTATCTGATCGAGATCTCGCAGTCATTCAAGTAACGGTTGAAAAATTGAATTCTTAA
- a CDS encoding LIMLP_19325 family protein has translation MVINYFKIKPLDITESELDEYEKYIGIPLHKEDREAILKSTGFRKAIAIKNKLRLDYFDLESHEENLMR, from the coding sequence ATGGTAATCAACTATTTTAAAATAAAACCCTTAGACATCACAGAATCAGAGTTAGACGAATACGAAAAATACATAGGTATACCTTTACACAAAGAAGACAGAGAAGCAATTTTAAAATCCACTGGTTTCCGTAAGGCAATAGCAATTAAAAATAAATTAAGACTCGATTATTTCGATTTAGAAAGTCATGAAGAGAATCTAATGAGATAA
- a CDS encoding helix-turn-helix domain-containing protein, which produces MNTIRIENYKNTLELGIFYFHAAGVIFGFVLGFSKLFSSDFFNKSYGSVLQSAAFFLILNNGILIDQGTLRNDSRILFGSYYGLVLYSSLAVFVCFKYLLEPFNNPWIYCKRLLGIIPITILFSYFIPDLYFIYFIDILGFAISIFTFIWSLRKVLKSNKPILYFNLPFLSFLISICFVFDFLGTIYDKKDFFLFAEIIPGSVICYTILLERFFTSLFGKITVTIPEIKEIQLETITIPEPKETKKFKYPSRNLLEGIDFEKVQTKLNHFLDSKGFIDEEIRLPDFASGLGISTHQASYYLNKFLNMSYNDFLNYHRINEVINTISTRSNFNLFNIALECGFNSHYSFHRACIKFTGKSPRDLKIYIQSYEGSSLTILQKPKR; this is translated from the coding sequence ATGAACACTATCAGAATTGAGAATTATAAAAATACTCTAGAATTAGGGATTTTTTATTTTCATGCAGCCGGTGTTATTTTTGGGTTTGTCTTAGGATTTTCGAAACTTTTTTCGAGTGATTTTTTTAATAAATCCTACGGTTCTGTTTTACAATCCGCCGCGTTTTTTCTAATTTTAAATAACGGTATTCTAATCGATCAAGGAACCTTACGAAATGATAGTAGGATTTTATTCGGTTCTTACTATGGCTTGGTTCTTTATTCCAGTTTGGCTGTATTTGTCTGTTTCAAATATTTATTAGAACCTTTTAATAATCCCTGGATTTATTGTAAAAGACTTTTAGGGATCATTCCAATTACGATTTTATTTTCTTATTTTATTCCCGATCTTTACTTTATATATTTCATAGACATTCTAGGATTTGCGATTTCTATTTTTACTTTTATCTGGTCTTTAAGAAAAGTTTTAAAATCCAATAAACCTATTTTATATTTTAACCTTCCCTTTCTATCTTTCCTTATTTCTATTTGTTTTGTTTTTGATTTTTTAGGTACAATTTATGATAAGAAGGATTTCTTTCTTTTTGCAGAAATTATTCCGGGTTCCGTAATTTGTTATACAATTCTTTTAGAACGTTTTTTCACTTCTTTATTTGGTAAGATTACTGTTACGATTCCGGAAATCAAAGAAATTCAGTTAGAGACCATTACAATCCCAGAACCCAAAGAAACAAAAAAATTTAAATATCCATCTAGAAATTTGTTAGAGGGGATCGATTTTGAAAAAGTTCAAACTAAACTGAATCATTTTTTAGATTCTAAAGGTTTTATTGACGAAGAAATTAGACTTCCTGATTTTGCCTCTGGTTTAGGGATTTCCACTCATCAAGCTTCTTACTATTTAAATAAGTTTCTTAATATGAGTTATAATGATTTCTTGAATTATCATAGAATCAACGAAGTAATCAATACGATTAGTACTCGATCTAATTTCAATTTATTTAATATTGCACTTGAATGTGGTTTCAATTCTCATTATTCATTTCACAGAGCCTGCATTAAGTTTACCGGTAAATCTCCACGCGATCTTAAAATTTATATTCAATCTTACGAAGGTTCAAGTCTTACAATTCTACAAAAACCAAAAAGATAA
- a CDS encoding leucine-rich repeat domain-containing protein, with translation MNFRITLIHLQKITIGLLFLINLFCKIQTEKVEPKTYMDLTKAIQNPLDVRVLDLNGQKLTILPKEIGQLKNLYDLNLDENPLGAFPKVIGQLQNLRALYLNNNQLTTLSKEIGQLQNLRTLYLNNNQLTTLPKVIGQLQNLRTLYLFNNQLTTLPKEIGQLQNLRALYLNNNQLTTVSKEIGKLKNLEWLELSYNQLTALPEEIEQLQNLQELDLYNNKFTILPQEIGQLKNLKKLNLNANQLTTLPNEIGQLKNLRELSLSNNQLTTLPKEIEQLQNLQWLDLNNNQLSSEEKERIRKLLPKCQIYFE, from the coding sequence ATGAACTTCCGCATAACGTTGATTCACTTACAAAAAATAACAATTGGCCTTTTATTTCTCATTAATCTTTTTTGCAAGATTCAAACGGAAAAAGTAGAACCAAAAACTTACATGGATTTAACAAAAGCGATCCAAAATCCTTTAGATGTTCGAGTTTTGGATTTGAATGGTCAAAAACTCACGATTCTTCCAAAAGAAATTGGACAATTAAAGAATTTGTATGATTTGAATTTGGATGAAAATCCACTCGGAGCTTTTCCAAAAGTAATCGGACAACTACAGAATTTGCGAGCGTTGTATTTGAATAATAATCAACTCACGACTCTTTCTAAGGAAATTGGACAACTACAAAATTTACGAACGTTGTATTTGAATAATAATCAACTCACAACTCTTCCAAAAGTAATCGGACAACTACAGAATTTGCGAACGTTGTATTTGTTTAATAATCAACTCACAACTCTTCCTAAAGAAATCGGACAACTACAGAATTTGCGAGCGTTGTATTTGAATAATAATCAACTCACAACGGTTTCTAAAGAAATCGGTAAATTGAAGAATTTAGAATGGTTGGAATTGAGTTATAACCAACTTACAGCACTTCCTGAAGAAATCGAGCAACTACAGAATTTGCAAGAGTTGGATCTGTATAATAATAAGTTCACAATTCTTCCACAAGAAATAGGACAACTGAAGAATTTGAAAAAGTTGAATTTAAATGCTAACCAACTCACGACTCTTCCTAACGAAATAGGACAACTGAAGAATTTGCGAGAGTTGAGTTTGAGTAATAACCAACTTACAACACTTCCTAAGGAAATCGAGCAACTACAGAATTTGCAATGGTTGGATTTAAACAACAACCAACTCTCATCCGAAGAAAAAGAAAGGATTCGAAAACTACTTCCAAAATGCCAAATTTACTTTGAATAA
- a CDS encoding LIC10774 family surface protein, protein MKQFFSIWLVVLLLFSGCGNENGGNERSSQLLSGIVNEQLLKIVADPKSSESVIIIPVLYVDSISGSDSNAGTQSAPFKTITKATLVATASGIKVIAVAPGTYDASLGEVFPIYIPEGVNLYGDSNGKGLAGGSSSLYAGPPGTSPKIGPTLISGVGSFPPTIYLPTVVPESGSQIAGFKINNPRFYDSSTVNAGIYLKNTGITVKNNTVTAVRGTGVSIHPSNGIGGGHVISGNFITSNSHGLHEADSNSNSLVEDNLIAQNWIGISTFNGLLDLGGGSRGSKGRNTLSCNIMYDLEVDVSQGFHFYALNNFWDHIPLTIATFPDGSVTADLENYNQYAIVHLSGSSVVSKPCNP, encoded by the coding sequence ATGAAACAATTTTTTAGTATTTGGTTGGTAGTTTTATTGCTATTCAGCGGATGTGGCAACGAAAATGGAGGAAATGAACGTTCTTCCCAGTTGCTTTCCGGAATTGTCAATGAACAGTTGTTAAAGATTGTGGCGGATCCGAAATCATCGGAGTCGGTCATTATCATTCCTGTACTTTACGTGGATTCTATTTCCGGAAGCGATTCCAATGCTGGTACACAATCTGCTCCGTTTAAAACGATTACTAAGGCCACTTTAGTTGCCACGGCGAGCGGTATCAAAGTAATTGCGGTTGCACCAGGTACGTATGACGCTTCTCTTGGAGAAGTTTTTCCGATTTATATTCCCGAAGGCGTTAATCTATATGGGGACAGTAACGGGAAAGGTTTAGCAGGGGGTTCTTCCTCCCTTTATGCAGGACCGCCGGGAACCTCACCTAAGATAGGGCCGACTTTGATTTCTGGAGTTGGAAGTTTTCCGCCGACTATTTATCTTCCTACCGTGGTCCCGGAATCTGGTAGTCAAATCGCAGGGTTTAAAATCAACAACCCTAGATTTTACGACTCTTCTACTGTTAATGCGGGAATTTATTTGAAAAATACAGGAATTACGGTCAAGAATAATACGGTGACTGCAGTAAGAGGAACAGGAGTTAGTATTCATCCTTCCAACGGGATCGGAGGGGGACATGTCATTTCCGGTAATTTCATTACTTCCAATTCTCACGGATTGCATGAAGCGGATTCAAATTCGAATAGCCTAGTGGAAGACAATCTGATCGCTCAAAATTGGATCGGCATTTCCACTTTTAATGGCCTTCTTGATTTGGGAGGTGGAAGCCGTGGAAGTAAGGGAAGGAATACCCTTTCCTGCAATATAATGTATGACTTGGAAGTAGACGTTTCTCAAGGGTTTCATTTCTATGCTTTAAACAATTTCTGGGATCATATCCCCCTTACGATCGCTACATTTCCAGATGGAAGTGTGACGGCGGATCTTGAAAACTACAATCAGTATGCCATTGTGCATCTAAGCGGAAGTAGTGTCGTTTCTAAGCCTTGTAATCCTTGA
- a CDS encoding leucine-rich repeat domain-containing protein has translation MNFRITLILLQKITIGLLILLNSSCENVEPEIYTDLTKALKSPLDVRVLNLSEQKLKTLPKEIGQLQNLQTLDLRNNLLTTLPKEIERLQNLQTLNLINSQLMTLPKEIGQLQNLQQLELDYNRLYTLPKEIGRLKKLRTLSLWGNRLKTLPNEIGQLKNLQRLHLSYNQLKTLPNEIEQLQNLQELDLRNNLLTTLPKGIGQLKNLQKLDLRNNELFSEEKGRIRKLLPKCQIYFHHILYGIFLIYP, from the coding sequence ATGAACTTCCGCATAACGCTGATTCTCTTACAAAAAATAACAATAGGACTTCTAATTCTCCTTAATTCTTCTTGCGAGAACGTAGAACCAGAAATCTATACGGATTTAACAAAAGCGCTCAAAAGTCCTTTAGATGTTCGAGTTTTGAATTTGAGTGAACAAAAACTCAAGACTCTTCCTAAGGAAATTGGACAATTACAAAATTTGCAAACGTTGGATTTAAGGAATAACCTACTCACAACACTTCCTAAGGAAATCGAAAGACTACAGAATTTGCAAACGTTGAATTTGATTAATAGTCAACTCATGACTCTTCCTAAGGAAATCGGACAACTACAAAATTTACAACAGTTGGAATTGGATTATAACCGACTTTATACTCTTCCCAAGGAAATCGGGAGATTGAAGAAATTACGAACGTTAAGTTTGTGGGGTAACCGACTTAAAACACTCCCTAACGAAATCGGACAACTGAAGAATTTACAACGGTTGCATTTGAGTTATAACCAACTTAAAACACTTCCAAATGAAATTGAACAACTACAAAATTTGCAAGAGTTGGATTTAAGGAATAACCTGCTCACAACACTTCCTAAGGGAATTGGTCAATTGAAGAACTTGCAAAAATTGGATTTAAGGAACAATGAACTCTTTTCCGAAGAAAAAGGAAGGATTCGAAAACTTCTTCCAAAGTGCCAAATCTATTTTCACCATATACTATATGGCATTTTTTTAATCTATCCGTAA